The genomic window CCGCAACAGGGGGTGCAGCGCAGCGTCGACGTCTTCGGGCACGACGCCCGCGTCGGGTTCTACAACACGTTCACGGCCGTGTCCGGCGGCCGTGCCACGACGCCGGAGCTCGGGCTCGAGATCGCGGCCGACGACACCGGCGCGGTGCACGCCCTGCGAGGTCCGGGCGTCGCCTCGGTGCAGGGCCACCTCGAGTCGGTGCTGTCGGTCGACGGCCTGGCGACGCTCGACCGGCTGACGGCGGAACTGCTCGCCGGGGCGGCCGCCGAGCGCGCTCGGGAGCAGCCCGCGGCGTAGCGCCCTACTCGCCCTTCACCGGCAGGAGCTCGCCGCCGGTCTGGCAGGTGGGGCAGTACTGCGCCGTCGTGCTCGCGAACGAGAAGTCGCGGATCACGTCGCCGCACACCGGGCACACCTCGCCCGCACGGCCGTGCACCCGCATCGCAGCGACCTTGGCCGCCTTCAGCCCCGCGATCGGCACGCCCCGGCGCGCCTCGATCGCCTCGCGCACGACGCCGGTCGTCGCGTCGTACAGCCGCCCGAGGGCGTCGGCGTCGAGCGACGCGGCATGCACGACCGGCGACACCCTCGCCCGGTGCAGGATCTCGTCGGAGTACGCGTTGCCGATGCCCGCGAGCGACTCCTGCTCTTGGAGCACCGCCTTCACCTGCTTGCGGCGGCCGGTGACGGCCCGGTCGAACGCGTCGCGCGAGAACCCGGGATCGGCCGGATCGGGGCCGAGCTTGGCCACGGCCGGGACCTCGACCGGGTCGTCGACGACGAACAGGCCGAGCGACACCCAGGTTCCGGCATCCGTCAACTCGATCGGCGGCGCGCCGTCGAAGGCGAGCTCCACGAGCGCGGGCGGCTCACTCGCTTCGGCGCCGTCCCCGGCTCCGCCGGGCTCGGTCGTCGCGGTGGCGTCGTCCCCCGCCCACCTCGCCCAGCCGTGCCGTCCGAGCGACACGACCACGTGGCCGGCGTCGCCGAACCCGAGGTCGATCAGTTTGCCGTGGCGCGTCACCTGCGCAACGGCCCGGCCGGCGAGCGACGAGGGCGGGCGGGATCTGGTCTTCGTCGTGCGGAACTCGAGCACGTCGACTCCGGCGAGTGCGCGACCTGCCAGCCGTGCACCGAGTTCGTCGGCGAGCGCCTGCACCTCCGGTGATTCCGGCATGCCGTCAGCCTTGCACATCCCTCTGCATCAGCCCAGCGGCACCCCCTGGGCCGCCATGAACGGCACCGGATCGATCTGGACCCCGTCGTCCCAGACCTCGAAGTGCAGGTGGCATCCGGTGGCTGCCCCGGTGGCGCCCGACCACCCGATCTGCTGCCCGGTCGCGACGTCCTGGCCGACGGCCACCAGGGTCCCGCCATCGGCGAGATGGGCGTACGCCGTGTCGATCCGACCGTGATCGATGCGGATGTAGTTGCCGTACGTGCCGACGGCCCTCGCGGTGATCACGCGCCCGCTGGTGGCCGCGTAGATCGGGGCCCAGCACCCGGTTCCGAGGTCGGTTCCACGGTGGAACGAGTTCGTGCACCCTCCCGGCGTGCAGATCGGGGGCCTCGGGCCGAAGCCGTCCGTGATCCGACCCTCCGCCGGCTTCGTCCAGGGCGGCGGGCACGCGGTCCCTGCCGCGGCGGCGTCGCTGACGGAAGCCGCGCTGCCGAGGACCACCCGACTTCCGGATCCGAGGGCGTTCATCGCGATCCTGACGATCTCCGGAACGCACGCGGTGCGCGTGAGGAACATCGGGGAGCCGAGCCCCCCTGCCAGCGCAGCACCCGTCAACGCGTCGGGGAAGTTCTCACCGGTCGCGAGGAAGGTGGATGGCGGCGGCGAACCGAAGGTGGCCTCGTTGATCGCGACGGCGGTGTGGTAGCGGTCGACGCCTTCGTGGCGCATCACCGCGAATCCCTCCCCGATCAGCTGCCACTCGATACCCGCACTCACCGACGCGACGCTCCCGGCGATCCGAACCGTTCCGGCCCCGAGCGCTCGCAGTGCCTGGACGGTCTCGGGGCGGAGCCCCGTCGCGAGGCCGTCGACGAGGAGGACCGGAACGCCGCGGGACCCGGCTGCAGCCGATGCCGCAACGGCATCGGGCCAATTCTGGCCGGTCGCGAGAAACACCTCCGTCGCGGTCTCGAATCCGTCCTGCACGATCAATTCCGAGGTGAGGAAGCGGTCCGCTCCGCCGAGGCGCACGACCGCTCCGGCGAGTCCCGTGAGCTGGTCGACGACCGCGGCGGAGATCGACGCCTCGGATCCCGCGACGACGATGCGAGCGGGCGCGAGGCGGACGATCTCATCGAGTACCGATTCCGGGACGGCATCGGGCCAGGTGAGGAGGACCGGGCCTCCGGCTCGAGCCGCCGCCGCCGATGCGGACAGCGCGTCCGGGAATTTCGCCGCCGTCGCCACGTAGACCGTGCCGACCCCAGGTGGGAAGCGCTCGGAGATCAGGACCGAGGTCTCGACGCGGTCGACCCCTCCGATGCGGTGCGCACCCGGCGGGAACGGGGTCGCGCTGCTGAGTGCCATCGGCGAGTCGAGCAGGGATTCGGACGGAACGGCGTCGGAACCGGAGTCGGTCTCCGATGGGGGTGCCTCACTCGACCCGGGCGGCGTCGGGATCGGCGTCGGCGGGTGTGTCGTCGGAACCGGCGTCGCCGGGTCCGGCGCCGCCGGGTCCGGCGTCGGCTCCGACGTCGCGGGAGCCGGCGACGGCGCGGGCGTCGTCGGTCCCGGCGCCGCCGGGCCCGACTCCGGCCGGTCGGGCGTCACCGGCGTCTCCTCGGTCGAGTCGGCCGCGAGCATCCCGACTGCATGTGGCATCAGCTCGGCGGCCGAGGCCGGCTGCCATCCGACGCCGCCGACGAGGAGCGCGACCAGTACTGCTGCCGATGATCCGACGACGGAGCGCATGTGGGACCCCCTCCCGCGCGAGCGCCCTCCCCCGAGTCCCCCGCACTGTTCGCAGTGTAGGGGCGCGTGGCGCCCGGGGCCACCCGCAGCGGCACCGGTTGCCCGCGTGTGCCGTCGCGGCCCTGGGCCGGCCGATGTATGCGCGTCGATGCATCCGGCGTGTCGTACGGTTGCCGGATGCTTCGAGGTCTCGTCTCCCGCGTCTACTGGGCCTGCAGCCGGTGGACGCTCACCGGCGAGTCCGCGCCGACCCGCCCGACCATCCTGATCGGCGCACCGCACACGTCGAACTGGGATTTCGTGCTCATGCTCGGCATCGCCTGGCGTCTCGGGATCGACGTGCGCTGGCTCGGCAAGAAGAGCCTGTTCGCCGGCTGGCGCGGCCCGATCATGCGCGCGCTCGGCGGCATCCCGGTCGACCGGAGCGACCCCGGCCGCGTCGTGGGCGAGGTCGTCGACCGCATCCGGGACGGCGAGGTGTTCGGGCTGGTCGTGACCCCCGACGGCACCCGCGGCTCGAACGAGTACTGGAAGTCGGGGTTCTACCGCATCGCCCGGGAGGCCGGCCTGCCCGTGACCCTGGGCTTCGTCGACCGCACGACCATGACGACCGGGCTCGGCCCGACGATCGACCTCACCGGCGACGTGGTCGCCGACATGGATCGGATCCGCGCGTTCTACGCCGACAAGGCCGGCTTCCGGCCAGAGTTCCGCACCGAGCCCCGACTGCGCGATGAGACCGTCTGGTCGGGCGGCGCGGCGGGCGACGAGTAGCAGCCGCCCGCCGGTCGATCACTCCCCGCTGAAGTCGAGCC from Agromyces sp. LHK192 includes these protein-coding regions:
- a CDS encoding DNA-formamidopyrimidine glycosylase family protein; translated protein: MPESPEVQALADELGARLAGRALAGVDVLEFRTTKTRSRPPSSLAGRAVAQVTRHGKLIDLGFGDAGHVVVSLGRHGWARWAGDDATATTEPGGAGDGAEASEPPALVELAFDGAPPIELTDAGTWVSLGLFVVDDPVEVPAVAKLGPDPADPGFSRDAFDRAVTGRRKQVKAVLQEQESLAGIGNAYSDEILHRARVSPVVHAASLDADALGRLYDATTGVVREAIEARRGVPIAGLKAAKVAAMRVHGRAGEVCPVCGDVIRDFSFASTTAQYCPTCQTGGELLPVKGE
- a CDS encoding cell wall-binding repeat-containing protein → MRSVVGSSAAVLVALLVGGVGWQPASAAELMPHAVGMLAADSTEETPVTPDRPESGPAAPGPTTPAPSPAPATSEPTPDPAAPDPATPVPTTHPPTPIPTPPGSSEAPPSETDSGSDAVPSESLLDSPMALSSATPFPPGAHRIGGVDRVETSVLISERFPPGVGTVYVATAAKFPDALSASAAAARAGGPVLLTWPDAVPESVLDEIVRLAPARIVVAGSEASISAAVVDQLTGLAGAVVRLGGADRFLTSELIVQDGFETATEVFLATGQNWPDAVAASAAAGSRGVPVLLVDGLATGLRPETVQALRALGAGTVRIAGSVASVSAGIEWQLIGEGFAVMRHEGVDRYHTAVAINEATFGSPPPSTFLATGENFPDALTGAALAGGLGSPMFLTRTACVPEIVRIAMNALGSGSRVVLGSAASVSDAAAAGTACPPPWTKPAEGRITDGFGPRPPICTPGGCTNSFHRGTDLGTGCWAPIYAATSGRVITARAVGTYGNYIRIDHGRIDTAYAHLADGGTLVAVGQDVATGQQIGWSGATGAATGCHLHFEVWDDGVQIDPVPFMAAQGVPLG
- a CDS encoding 1-acyl-sn-glycerol-3-phosphate acyltransferase, whose amino-acid sequence is MLRGLVSRVYWACSRWTLTGESAPTRPTILIGAPHTSNWDFVLMLGIAWRLGIDVRWLGKKSLFAGWRGPIMRALGGIPVDRSDPGRVVGEVVDRIRDGEVFGLVVTPDGTRGSNEYWKSGFYRIAREAGLPVTLGFVDRTTMTTGLGPTIDLTGDVVADMDRIRAFYADKAGFRPEFRTEPRLRDETVWSGGAAGDE